A portion of the Streptomyces sp. NBC_01335 genome contains these proteins:
- a CDS encoding helix-turn-helix domain-containing protein has product MPGGRLTQQERQQIALGLADDLAYAEIARRLDRPTSTVTREVMRNGGPTGYRADLAQRATGRRAQRPRQAEAREPEAPEPPGHGRDAEAVRAYEETFTDVLVQSGLSRMMAGVLVCLFTTDAGSVTAAELVRRLQVSPATISKSIAFLESQGLVRRERDEGRRERYVADDDVWYQSVMASARSTAQLAEVARVGVGVLGTGTPAAHRLENIARFTGFVSESITRAAEQARDILATKPAGAASGTASGTDTES; this is encoded by the coding sequence ATGCCGGGAGGCAGACTCACCCAGCAGGAACGCCAGCAGATCGCGCTCGGACTGGCCGACGACCTGGCCTACGCGGAGATCGCGCGGCGCCTCGACCGCCCCACCTCGACCGTCACCCGCGAGGTCATGCGCAACGGTGGCCCCACCGGCTACCGCGCCGACCTCGCCCAGCGCGCCACCGGGCGTCGCGCGCAGCGCCCGCGGCAGGCGGAAGCCCGGGAGCCGGAGGCGCCTGAGCCCCCGGGGCACGGGCGGGACGCGGAGGCGGTGCGCGCGTACGAGGAGACGTTCACGGACGTCCTCGTCCAGTCGGGGCTGTCCAGGATGATGGCCGGGGTCCTGGTCTGCCTCTTCACCACCGACGCGGGCAGCGTCACCGCGGCCGAACTCGTGCGGCGCCTCCAGGTCAGCCCGGCGACCATCTCCAAGTCGATCGCGTTCCTGGAGAGCCAGGGGCTCGTCCGCCGGGAGCGCGACGAGGGGCGCCGCGAGCGGTACGTCGCCGACGACGACGTCTGGTACCAGTCGGTGATGGCGAGCGCCCGCTCCACCGCCCAACTCGCCGAGGTGGCACGGGTGGGCGTCGGCGTACTGGGCACCGGCACTCCGGCCGCCCACCGTCTGGAGAACATCGCCCGCTTCACCGGCTTCGTCTCGGAGAGCATCACCCGCGCCGCCGAACAGGCCCGCGACATCCTCGCCACCAAACCTGCGGGGGCGGCGTCCGGCACTGCGTCCGGCACTGATACGGAGAGCTGA
- a CDS encoding ABC transporter ATP-binding protein yields MTRAISLQDISKAYGRGPRAVDHFSLDIAPGEFVVLLGPSGCGKSTVLRMIAGLEEVTEGEILLDGVPASHLQPRERGMAMVFQNFALYPSMTNRGNIGFPLKLQNPREDATEQIEATARMLGIEGVLDRYPGQLSGGERQRVAMGRAISRRPSVFLMDEPLSNLDAKLRNHLRAEIAQLTKELGVTTVYVTHDQSEAMSLGDRVAVLRGGVLQQVSSPREVYALPENVFVAAFIGTPRINLLQAVVHAPLEGRMSLDLGRQRLALPEPLSPDHQLLRIQQGRRIIVGLRSEAVRIAPPSQARPGEVALGGIVQHVEYQGHEALVHLNTGSRPAVVPDLESARPETSTRRRRAAGGRAGGADHGDYGDSARRGRREGTAWARGGGLGVLERLREKAGHISGPVVALGEPSRNGTAHAMSGPDRPAVTPGDLVVRTSPDMRLRTGGQVPLLVDLAHLYVFDHQGRRICPLPRDVPGLDV; encoded by the coding sequence ATGACTCGCGCGATCTCTCTGCAGGACATCAGCAAGGCGTACGGACGGGGTCCGCGCGCAGTGGACCACTTCTCGCTCGACATCGCACCCGGTGAGTTCGTGGTGCTGCTCGGCCCCTCGGGCTGCGGCAAATCCACCGTCCTGCGGATGATCGCGGGGCTGGAGGAGGTCACCGAGGGGGAGATCCTGCTCGACGGCGTACCGGCCTCCCATCTCCAGCCCCGCGAACGGGGCATGGCGATGGTCTTCCAGAACTTCGCCCTCTACCCGAGCATGACGAACCGGGGCAACATCGGCTTCCCGCTCAAGCTCCAGAACCCGCGCGAGGACGCCACCGAACAGATCGAGGCCACCGCCCGGATGCTCGGCATCGAAGGCGTCCTGGACCGCTACCCCGGCCAGCTCTCCGGCGGTGAGCGCCAGCGCGTCGCCATGGGCCGGGCCATCTCCCGCCGCCCCTCGGTCTTCCTGATGGACGAGCCGCTCTCCAACCTCGACGCCAAGCTCCGCAACCACCTGCGCGCGGAAATCGCCCAGCTCACCAAGGAGTTGGGGGTAACCACCGTCTACGTCACGCACGACCAGTCCGAGGCGATGTCCCTCGGCGACCGGGTCGCCGTGCTGCGCGGCGGGGTCCTCCAGCAGGTCAGCTCGCCGCGCGAGGTGTACGCGCTGCCCGAGAACGTCTTCGTCGCCGCCTTCATCGGCACCCCGAGGATCAACCTCCTCCAGGCCGTCGTGCACGCGCCGCTCGAAGGCCGGATGTCGCTCGACCTCGGCCGCCAGCGCCTCGCGCTGCCCGAACCGCTCAGCCCCGACCACCAGTTGCTCCGCATCCAGCAGGGCCGCCGGATCATCGTCGGGCTGCGCTCCGAGGCCGTACGGATCGCCCCGCCGAGCCAGGCCCGCCCCGGCGAGGTGGCGCTCGGCGGCATCGTCCAGCACGTGGAGTACCAGGGCCACGAGGCGCTGGTGCACCTCAACACCGGATCGCGGCCGGCCGTCGTGCCCGACCTCGAATCGGCCCGCCCGGAAACGTCCACGCGCCGGCGCCGCGCCGCGGGCGGACGCGCGGGAGGAGCGGACCACGGCGACTACGGGGACTCCGCGCGCCGCGGACGCCGGGAAGGCACCGCCTGGGCCCGGGGCGGCGGCCTCGGCGTGCTGGAACGCCTCCGGGAGAAGGCCGGCCACATCAGCGGACCGGTGGTGGCGCTCGGCGAACCTTCCCGCAACGGGACGGCGCACGCCATGAGCGGCCCCGACCGCCCGGCCGTCACCCCCGGCGACCTGGTCGTACGTACCAGCCCGGACATGCGGCTGCGCACCGGCGGTCAGGTGCCCCTGCTGGTGGACCTGGCGCACCTGTACGTCTTCGACCACCAGGGCCGGCGGATCTGCCCGCTGCCCAGGGACGTGCCGGGGCTGGACGTCTGA
- a CDS encoding molybdopterin-dependent oxidoreductase has translation MSANSRTAPRICPLCEATCGLTLTIEGTTVTGVRGDRDDVFSRGFICPKGAAFGGLDADPDRLRTPLVRREGVLREATWEEALDTVAARFREVTDAHGPQSAGLVLGNPNVHTMAGGLYPPLLIVALGTRNVFSASTLDQMPKHVSSGLLFGDANAIPVPDLDRTDHLLLIGANPLESNGSLCTAPDFPGRLKALLARGGTLTVVDPRRTRTAKLAGRHLAIRPGADALLLAALAHVLVAEKLADPGALADHLDGLDRLADALADFTPEAVAGPCDVDPATVRAVARELAAAPTAAVYARIGSCTVAHGTLASWLVDVLNILTGNLDRPGGALFPLAATARAPRPAGPGKGFALGRWHSRVSGHPEAKGELPMAALAEEIDTPGEDRIRALVVLASNPVLSAPDGDRLDRALAEGLDFMVSVDPYLNETSRHADVVLPPPPPSRSAHFDFALNTLAVRNQVRYTRPAVPLDEGALDESEILARLILAVGGNHGAPPETVDAYAVAAALDRAGAPRELAERLSGTTGPERRLDLMLRLGPYDLTLDDLLAHPHGIDLGPLRPRLPEVLRTRSGRIELLPEPLAADLHRLRAALGDTPAPLVLVGRRHLRSNNSWMHNVPALNRGTNTCTLQIHPEDAHRIGLVDGATARIEAAGGAVEAPVEITDTVRAGVVSLPHGWGHGRPGTRQSVAAARPGTNVNQLLDGTLLDPLSGTAVLNGFPVLVTTAR, from the coding sequence GTGTCCGCCAACTCCCGTACCGCACCCCGCATCTGCCCGCTCTGCGAGGCCACCTGCGGGCTGACCCTCACCATCGAGGGGACCACCGTCACCGGAGTGCGCGGGGACCGTGACGACGTCTTCAGCCGGGGTTTCATCTGCCCCAAGGGAGCCGCCTTCGGCGGGCTCGACGCCGACCCCGACCGGCTCCGCACCCCGCTCGTCCGCCGCGAGGGCGTCCTGCGCGAGGCGACCTGGGAGGAGGCGCTCGACACCGTCGCCGCCCGCTTCCGTGAAGTCACGGACGCCCATGGGCCGCAGAGCGCCGGACTCGTCCTCGGCAACCCCAACGTCCACACCATGGCGGGCGGCCTCTACCCGCCCCTGCTGATCGTCGCGCTGGGCACCCGCAACGTCTTCAGCGCCAGCACCCTCGACCAGATGCCCAAACACGTCTCCAGCGGGCTGCTCTTCGGGGACGCCAACGCCATCCCCGTACCCGATCTCGACCGCACCGACCATCTGCTGCTCATCGGCGCCAACCCGCTGGAATCCAACGGAAGCCTCTGCACCGCGCCCGACTTTCCCGGCCGGCTCAAGGCGCTCCTCGCCCGGGGCGGCACGCTCACCGTCGTCGACCCGCGCCGCACCCGTACGGCCAAGCTCGCCGGACGCCACCTCGCGATCCGGCCCGGCGCGGACGCCCTGCTGCTCGCCGCCCTCGCCCACGTACTCGTCGCGGAGAAGCTCGCCGACCCCGGTGCGCTCGCCGATCACCTGGACGGACTCGACCGACTCGCCGACGCCCTCGCGGACTTCACCCCGGAGGCGGTCGCCGGGCCCTGCGACGTCGACCCGGCCACGGTCCGTGCCGTCGCGCGGGAACTCGCCGCCGCGCCGACCGCCGCCGTCTACGCCCGCATCGGCAGCTGCACCGTCGCACACGGCACCCTCGCCAGCTGGCTGGTGGACGTCCTCAACATCCTCACCGGCAACCTCGACCGCCCCGGCGGCGCCCTCTTCCCGCTCGCCGCCACCGCGCGCGCCCCACGCCCCGCGGGCCCCGGCAAGGGCTTCGCTCTCGGCCGCTGGCACAGCCGGGTCTCCGGACACCCCGAGGCCAAGGGCGAACTCCCCATGGCCGCACTGGCGGAGGAGATCGACACCCCCGGCGAGGACCGCATCCGCGCCCTCGTGGTGCTCGCCTCCAACCCGGTGCTCTCCGCCCCCGACGGCGACCGGCTCGACCGGGCGCTCGCCGAAGGCCTCGACTTCATGGTCAGCGTCGACCCGTACCTCAACGAGACCTCCCGCCACGCCGACGTCGTGCTGCCCCCGCCGCCGCCCTCCCGCTCCGCCCACTTCGACTTCGCGCTCAACACCCTCGCGGTGCGCAACCAGGTCCGCTACACCCGCCCGGCCGTGCCGCTGGACGAAGGAGCCCTCGACGAGAGCGAGATCCTGGCCCGGCTGATCCTCGCCGTCGGCGGCAACCACGGGGCGCCGCCGGAGACGGTCGACGCGTACGCCGTCGCCGCCGCGCTCGACCGGGCCGGAGCACCGAGGGAGCTCGCCGAACGCCTCTCGGGGACCACCGGACCCGAGCGCCGGCTCGACCTGATGCTGCGGCTGGGCCCGTACGACCTCACCCTGGACGACCTGCTCGCCCACCCGCACGGCATCGACCTCGGCCCGCTCCGCCCCCGGCTGCCCGAGGTCCTCAGGACCCGCAGCGGCCGGATCGAGCTGCTCCCGGAGCCGCTCGCCGCCGACCTCCACCGGCTGCGCGCGGCGCTCGGCGACACCCCGGCCCCGCTGGTCCTCGTCGGCCGCCGCCACCTGCGCTCCAACAACAGCTGGATGCACAACGTCCCGGCGCTCAACCGGGGCACGAACACCTGCACCCTCCAGATCCACCCCGAGGACGCGCACCGGATCGGCCTCGTGGACGGCGCCACCGCCCGGATCGAGGCGGCCGGCGGAGCGGTCGAGGCGCCCGTCGAGATCACCGACACGGTCCGCGCCGGAGTGGTGAGCCTGCCGCACGGCTGGGGACACGGCCGCCCCGGCACCCGGCAGTCGGTCGCCGCCGCCCGGCCCGGCACCAACGTCAACCAACTGCTCGACGGCACCCTCCTCGACCCGCTCTCCGGGACCGCCGTACTCAACGGCTTCCCGGTCCTGGTGACCACGGCCCGGTGA
- a CDS encoding TetR/AcrR family transcriptional regulator codes for MSHPKPKLRRAPVQQRSAERLTRILDACAALLDEAGYEELSTRAVALRAEVPIGSVYRFFPNKRALVDALAVRNLNSYTEHLTTRLAAVPAADWRGAIDAVLDEYLAMRRTLPGFAQVDFGAAAHADDPQHRANHRLADRLAELLAGHLGGSPDEDLRRAVLVGVEAADATLQLAFREDPSGDPAIVAEVRVLLHAYLARVLD; via the coding sequence GTGTCCCACCCGAAACCGAAGCTGCGCCGCGCCCCCGTCCAGCAGCGCAGTGCCGAACGGCTCACCCGGATACTCGACGCCTGTGCCGCACTCCTCGACGAAGCCGGCTACGAGGAGCTCTCCACCCGGGCCGTCGCCCTCCGCGCGGAGGTGCCCATCGGGTCCGTCTACCGCTTCTTCCCCAACAAGCGCGCCCTGGTGGACGCCCTCGCGGTGCGCAACCTCAACTCCTACACCGAGCACCTGACCACCCGGCTCGCCGCCGTCCCCGCCGCCGACTGGCGGGGCGCGATCGACGCCGTACTCGACGAGTACCTGGCGATGCGGCGTACGCTCCCCGGCTTCGCCCAGGTCGACTTCGGGGCCGCCGCACACGCCGACGACCCCCAGCACCGGGCGAACCACCGGCTCGCGGACCGGCTCGCCGAACTCCTCGCGGGACACCTGGGCGGCAGCCCGGACGAGGACCTGCGCCGCGCCGTCCTGGTCGGCGTGGAGGCGGCCGACGCCACGCTCCAACTCGCCTTCCGCGAAGACCCGTCCGGCGATCCGGCGATCGTCGCCGAGGTCCGGGTGCTGCTCCACGCCTACCTCGCGCGGGTGCTCGACTGA
- the hmgA gene encoding homogentisate 1,2-dioxygenase: MDGTRGTDGTRDTRNADGTRGTGNTGTGGADTAAGPDTAGTVSGGRLAYSTGFGNEHSSEAVPGALPHGRNSPQRAPLGLYAEQLSGSAFTEPRARNRRSWLYRIRPSAAHPAFVRAGNGSLRSAPFTETVPDPNRLRWDPLPAPSPGTDFVAGLWTLGGNGDAAGRTGMAVHLYHANSSMTERVFSDSDGELLIVPEQGALLLRTELGLLRAAPGEVALIPRGVRFRVELLDATARGYVCENYGSPFELPELGPIGANGLANARDFRAPVAAYEDREGPFEVINKFCGNLWTATYDHSPLDVVAWHGSHTPYVYDLRRFNVIGTISYDHPDPSVFTVLTSPTDTPGLADVDFVVFAPRWLVGEDTFRPPYFHRNVMSEYMGLIEGAYDAKSGGFVPGGGSLHNMMSAHGPDRETFDRASAAELVPQRIDDGLAFMFETRRPLTLTGHAASAPHLQRGYDGVWQGLDSNFRP, from the coding sequence ATGGACGGCACACGCGGTACGGACGGCACACGCGACACGCGGAACGCCGACGGCACACGCGGCACAGGGAACACGGGCACGGGCGGCGCGGACACCGCGGCCGGCCCGGACACCGCCGGGACCGTGTCCGGCGGGCGCCTGGCGTACTCCACCGGTTTCGGCAACGAGCACAGCTCGGAGGCGGTGCCGGGCGCGCTGCCGCACGGGCGCAACTCCCCCCAGCGCGCGCCGCTCGGGCTGTACGCGGAGCAGCTCAGCGGCTCCGCGTTCACCGAGCCCCGCGCCCGTAACCGCCGCTCCTGGCTGTACCGGATCCGGCCCTCCGCCGCGCATCCGGCGTTCGTCCGCGCCGGCAACGGCTCGCTCCGTTCCGCACCGTTCACGGAGACCGTGCCCGATCCCAACCGGCTCCGCTGGGACCCGCTGCCCGCCCCCTCCCCCGGCACCGACTTCGTCGCCGGGCTGTGGACCCTCGGCGGCAATGGCGACGCGGCCGGCCGCACCGGCATGGCGGTGCACCTGTACCACGCCAACTCCTCCATGACGGAACGCGTGTTCAGCGATTCGGACGGTGAGTTGCTGATCGTCCCCGAGCAGGGTGCGCTGCTGCTCCGCACCGAGTTGGGCCTGCTGCGCGCCGCTCCCGGCGAGGTGGCGCTGATCCCGCGCGGGGTGCGCTTCCGGGTCGAGCTGCTCGACGCGACCGCCCGGGGGTACGTCTGCGAGAACTACGGAAGCCCTTTCGAGCTTCCTGAGTTGGGCCCGATCGGTGCCAACGGACTGGCCAACGCACGGGACTTCCGCGCCCCGGTCGCCGCGTACGAGGACCGCGAGGGCCCGTTCGAGGTGATCAACAAGTTCTGCGGCAACCTCTGGACGGCGACGTACGACCACTCCCCGCTGGACGTCGTCGCCTGGCACGGCAGCCACACGCCGTACGTCTACGACCTGCGCCGTTTCAACGTCATCGGCACCATCAGCTACGACCACCCCGACCCGTCGGTCTTCACCGTGCTGACCTCGCCGACCGACACCCCGGGGCTGGCCGACGTCGACTTCGTGGTCTTCGCGCCGCGCTGGCTGGTCGGCGAGGACACCTTCCGGCCGCCCTACTTCCACCGGAACGTGATGAGCGAGTACATGGGGCTGATCGAGGGGGCGTACGACGCGAAGTCCGGAGGCTTCGTCCCGGGCGGCGGCTCGCTGCACAACATGATGTCGGCGCACGGTCCGGACCGGGAGACCTTCGACCGGGCGAGCGCGGCGGAGCTCGTACCGCAGCGGATCGACGACGGGCTGGCGTTCATGTTCGAGACGCGCCGCCCGCTGACGCTCACCGGTCACGCCGCCTCCGCCCCCCATCTCCAGCGCGGTTACGACGGGGTGTGGCAGGGTCTGGACAGCAACTTCCGGCCATAG
- a CDS encoding GntR family transcriptional regulator, translating into MQAERTDRGRTGRGGPAAPEETTGDQGAGTGAGTGTGTAAFAPDSLVLNGKLPLWYQVSQSLRASILGRPHDAPPRLPTEERLAAHYGVSVLTMRQALKELESEGLISRQRRHGTFIEPRARRVSPVRVLGSVDAIVAQQSGERTTVLGHGPTAVPGELAHHFPDCAEVVGYRRLRCDAVTGEPVNWAENMVRPEVAARIDAAELERWPMTKILRDTAGVPISRITDTVEARLADPATAELLRVPLLSPILHFTGVTYDTGGRVVDVARIHYRGDRFSFSVTVDAD; encoded by the coding sequence ATGCAAGCAGAACGCACGGACCGTGGCCGGACCGGTCGGGGCGGACCCGCCGCCCCGGAGGAGACCACGGGCGACCAAGGCGCGGGGACGGGCGCGGGGACGGGGACGGGGACGGCTGCCTTCGCCCCCGACTCCCTGGTGCTGAACGGGAAGCTCCCCCTCTGGTACCAGGTCTCGCAGTCGCTGCGCGCCTCGATACTCGGCCGTCCGCACGACGCCCCTCCCCGGCTGCCGACCGAGGAACGGCTCGCCGCGCACTACGGGGTGAGCGTCCTGACCATGCGCCAGGCGCTCAAGGAGCTGGAGTCGGAGGGGCTGATCAGCCGGCAGCGGCGGCACGGCACCTTCATCGAGCCCCGGGCCAGGCGGGTCTCGCCGGTACGGGTGCTCGGGTCCGTCGACGCGATCGTGGCCCAGCAGTCGGGCGAGCGGACGACGGTTCTCGGCCACGGCCCCACCGCCGTGCCGGGCGAACTGGCCCACCACTTCCCGGACTGCGCCGAGGTGGTCGGCTACCGGCGGCTGCGCTGCGACGCGGTGACCGGTGAGCCCGTCAACTGGGCCGAGAACATGGTGCGTCCGGAGGTCGCCGCCCGGATCGACGCCGCCGAGCTGGAGCGGTGGCCGATGACGAAGATCCTGCGGGACACGGCGGGCGTGCCGATATCCCGGATCACCGACACCGTGGAGGCCCGCCTCGCCGACCCGGCCACCGCCGAGCTGCTGCGGGTGCCGCTGCTCAGCCCGATCCTGCACTTCACCGGCGTCACCTACGACACCGGCGGCCGGGTGGTCGACGTGGCCCGCATCCACTACCGGGGCGACCGGTTCTCCTTCTCGGTGACGGTGGACGCGGACTGA
- a CDS encoding FG-GAP repeat domain-containing protein produces the protein MPNSAIPGARRSRKIAASAAVVCAGLLVSGSMTITAHAAGSNAGAQGATAEYPAFTVPGGEDAVTPGPNSAMARSAVVTMAAARADFDGDGAGDLAYREDWGEVYVEGANGPVAVIPSESSQVKDLMLPGDMSGDGKPDLLTLTVTGALRLHNGAKATKAGGLTSYTTLSTGWQAYNKLIVPGDLNGDGKPDLLARSTAGLFLFPGTGTNFGKGIQVGGTGWSQFDQLVGADDLTGDGIADLVARNATGLFVYPGNGKVTGYPFKTQIQIGGTGWLQYNQLVGGSDYDGNGTADLMARGYDGKLYYYDGKGTGTFQARETLASGWNRVGQFAGAGAMQAFGKSGVYARTAGGTLYSYEGTGLGKLSVKNLIGSGWSRSENRLVHSVALRSDGYSDLILHDLYDGSLYNTADYAQEDFVISPGSKSYNLVVGPGDLTGDGKSDLIARSSTALYLYAGKGDGLELPGRVQVGGSGWSQYNRLVGAGDFNRDGRADLIARSSAGLFFYAGTGKAATPFGARVQVGGAGWSQYSNLAAPGDINGDGIGDLLASNSKGELFFYAGTGVAKTPFKARVQIGTGGWNQYPDLV, from the coding sequence ATGCCCAACTCCGCAATACCCGGGGCCCGGCGGTCCCGGAAGATCGCTGCGTCGGCGGCGGTCGTCTGCGCCGGTCTGCTGGTCAGCGGTTCGATGACGATCACCGCACACGCGGCGGGAAGCAACGCCGGAGCGCAAGGCGCCACCGCCGAGTACCCGGCCTTCACGGTGCCGGGCGGTGAGGACGCGGTAACACCCGGGCCGAACAGTGCGATGGCCCGTTCCGCGGTAGTGACCATGGCGGCGGCGCGCGCCGACTTCGACGGCGACGGCGCCGGAGACCTCGCCTACCGCGAGGACTGGGGCGAGGTGTACGTCGAGGGAGCGAACGGCCCGGTGGCTGTCATTCCCTCGGAGAGCTCGCAGGTCAAGGACCTGATGCTGCCGGGCGACATGTCAGGCGACGGCAAGCCCGACCTGCTGACCCTCACGGTCACCGGCGCTCTCCGGCTCCACAACGGCGCGAAGGCGACAAAGGCGGGTGGCCTGACCTCGTACACCACGCTGAGCACCGGCTGGCAGGCGTACAACAAGCTGATCGTCCCCGGTGACCTGAACGGTGACGGCAAGCCCGACCTGCTCGCCCGCAGCACTGCTGGACTCTTCCTCTTCCCCGGCACCGGGACCAACTTCGGCAAGGGCATCCAGGTCGGCGGCACCGGCTGGAGCCAGTTCGACCAGCTGGTCGGCGCGGACGACCTCACCGGCGACGGCATCGCCGACCTGGTGGCCCGTAACGCCACCGGGCTCTTCGTCTACCCCGGAAACGGCAAGGTCACCGGATACCCGTTCAAGACCCAGATCCAGATCGGCGGCACCGGCTGGCTGCAGTACAACCAGCTGGTCGGCGGTAGCGACTACGACGGCAACGGCACCGCCGACCTCATGGCCCGGGGCTACGACGGCAAGCTGTACTACTACGACGGCAAGGGGACCGGTACCTTCCAGGCCCGGGAGACCCTCGCCTCCGGCTGGAACAGGGTCGGCCAGTTCGCGGGCGCCGGCGCCATGCAGGCATTCGGCAAGTCCGGGGTCTACGCCCGGACCGCCGGCGGCACCCTGTACTCGTACGAGGGCACCGGCCTCGGGAAGCTGTCGGTGAAGAACCTCATCGGCTCGGGCTGGAGCCGTTCCGAGAACCGTCTCGTGCACAGCGTCGCCCTGCGCTCGGACGGGTACTCCGACCTGATCCTGCACGACCTGTACGACGGCAGCCTGTACAACACGGCTGACTACGCGCAGGAAGATTTCGTCATCTCGCCCGGTTCGAAGTCCTACAACCTGGTCGTCGGTCCGGGTGACCTCACCGGAGACGGCAAGAGCGACCTGATCGCCCGCAGTTCGACCGCGTTGTACCTCTACGCGGGCAAGGGCGACGGCCTCGAATTGCCGGGCCGTGTCCAGGTCGGCGGCAGCGGCTGGAGCCAGTACAACAGGCTGGTCGGCGCGGGTGACTTCAACCGCGACGGCCGGGCGGACCTCATCGCCCGCAGCTCCGCCGGGCTGTTCTTCTACGCCGGCACCGGCAAGGCGGCCACCCCGTTCGGTGCCCGTGTCCAGGTGGGCGGTGCGGGCTGGAGCCAGTACTCCAACCTCGCGGCTCCGGGGGACATCAACGGGGACGGCATCGGCGACCTCCTGGCGTCCAACTCCAAGGGCGAGTTGTTCTTCTACGCGGGTACCGGCGTCGCCAAGACCCCGTTCAAGGCCCGGGTCCAGATCGGCACCGGGGGCTGGAACCAGTACCCCGACCTGGTCTGA
- a CDS encoding DUF5925 domain-containing protein yields the protein MSANLESALPIRLTVDDSDSPSDVMDSLFLGRFTTGEQPYAHSCSLERVKPDKTLMPPDATVVRTAREDNRSATLAEGEGWTLLARRWSRGADVNVTATSAELAERVLKEATDGVQDEPEPQPEDVSMGFWYVSPQRGPHRTTRQISAGTWDQVRPNYSARVAGAMDGLMKVTPDDISGRLLLLHGPPGTGKTSALRTLARAWRDWCQVDCVLDPERLFNDVGYLMDIAIGEDDGSGKGRWRLLLLEDCDELIRGEAKHTAGQALSRLLNLTDGLLGQGRNVLVAVTTNEDLERLHPAVVRPGRCLARIEVGPLSRPEAVSWLGTDEGVGREGATLAELFALRRGSGPASVPKQDAGAEAGLYL from the coding sequence ATGTCTGCCAACCTCGAGTCCGCGCTGCCGATCCGGCTCACCGTCGACGACAGCGACTCCCCCTCCGACGTGATGGACTCGCTGTTCCTCGGCCGTTTCACGACGGGCGAGCAACCGTACGCGCACAGCTGCTCGCTGGAGCGCGTCAAGCCGGACAAGACACTCATGCCGCCGGACGCCACCGTGGTACGGACCGCCCGCGAGGACAACCGGAGCGCGACCCTCGCCGAGGGCGAGGGCTGGACCCTGCTCGCGCGCCGGTGGAGCCGGGGCGCCGACGTCAACGTGACCGCGACCAGTGCCGAGCTGGCGGAGCGGGTCCTCAAGGAGGCGACGGACGGCGTCCAGGACGAGCCCGAACCCCAGCCCGAAGACGTGAGCATGGGGTTCTGGTACGTCTCGCCGCAGCGCGGGCCGCACCGCACCACGCGCCAGATCTCCGCGGGCACCTGGGACCAGGTCCGCCCCAACTACTCGGCGCGGGTGGCCGGGGCGATGGACGGGCTGATGAAGGTCACCCCGGACGACATCTCCGGCCGGCTCCTGCTGCTGCACGGCCCGCCCGGGACCGGGAAGACCTCGGCGCTGCGGACGCTGGCCCGCGCCTGGCGCGACTGGTGCCAGGTGGACTGCGTCCTGGACCCGGAGCGCCTCTTCAACGACGTCGGCTATCTGATGGACATCGCGATCGGCGAGGACGACGGCTCCGGGAAGGGGCGGTGGCGGCTGCTGCTCCTGGAGGACTGCGACGAACTCATCCGGGGCGAGGCCAAGCACACGGCGGGTCAGGCGCTCTCCCGGCTGCTCAACCTGACCGACGGCCTGCTCGGCCAGGGCCGGAACGTCCTGGTGGCGGTCACCACCAACGAGGACCTGGAGCGGCTGCACCCGGCGGTCGTCCGGCCCGGCCGCTGCCTGGCCCGGATCGAGGTCGGCCCGCTGAGCAGGCCCGAGGCGGTGTCCTGGCTGGGTACGGACGAGGGCGTCGGCCGCGAAGGGGCGACCCTGGCCGAACTGTTCGCGCTGCGCCGGGGCAGCGGCCCGGCCTCCGTACCGAAGCAGGACGCGGGCGCGGAGGCGGGCCTGTACCTGTGA
- a CDS encoding GntR family transcriptional regulator, producing the protein MTLTIVIDPDTGTAPYEQLRAQISEQARSGALPVGYRLPTVRGLAEELGLAANTVAKSYRALEADGVIETRGRNGTFVAAAGDAADRRAATAAQAYADEARRLGLSRADARALAEDALRAAYEG; encoded by the coding sequence GTGACTCTGACGATCGTGATCGACCCGGACACCGGCACCGCCCCGTACGAGCAACTGCGCGCGCAGATCTCCGAACAGGCCCGCTCGGGCGCGCTGCCGGTCGGGTACCGGCTGCCGACCGTGCGCGGGCTCGCCGAAGAGCTCGGCCTGGCCGCCAACACGGTGGCCAAGTCCTACCGCGCCCTGGAGGCCGACGGCGTCATCGAGACCCGTGGCCGCAACGGCACCTTCGTCGCGGCGGCCGGCGACGCTGCGGACCGCAGGGCCGCGACCGCCGCGCAGGCGTACGCGGACGAGGCCAGGCGCCTCGGCCTCTCCCGCGCCGACGCCCGCGCCCTCGCCGAGGACGCGCTGCGGGCGGCCTACGAGGGGTGA